AGATGGACAACTTAAAAAAGATAATCAACCTCATTTAtaaccaggaaaatgcaaattcagaCTATAGTTAGGTAGTATTTTACAACTGCTAGACTGGTAAATATTAAGGAGTCTGACAGTACCAAATGCTGGATAGGATACAGATCAACAAGAACGCTCATATATTGCTAGTAAGAGTGTATGTTGGTAGAACCACTCAGAAAAACAATGTCATTATTTTGCAAATGTATACATTCATATATCTTTGAACCAAGAGATGTTTACACATGTAGACCTATTTCACCCATTTTCCCCTCAAGAAAATCTACATTTagataaattctaaaatttaagtattaaaaaatcaTTCAATAGTATTATCAGGATCAACTTTTAGATTTAAGCAAACATATAGAAGGAAGGGCTTTCTCTTTCTTGTGCCTTTTTTGTCAGAATGATAAAATAATGTAGACCTGCATTTTTTAACAAACAATATCACAAACTATGTAGACTTATTAATCCAGCTTCAAATTGTAGATATGGCTAAACTGATGTATTTATCATTCAGTCTTCCATATTAGCTATAAGTAACTTCATATTAACTTAACTAccctaatatataatttttaaaagtttcaaaagatCAATTAGGCCAATATTCCACTCACTTTACCTGAATATTCCATTTGCAGTGTCCAACTTTTATAACCTGGTCTCTGGGGATTTCCAGCAGATAATGGAGTTTTTAGTATTTGAGGATAATTACTATCTCGCGCAGAGGATGAGCTTGTACCGAGAGTAAAATGTGATGCAAGTGTGTTTTCTGCATAAGATCTTTTGTTTGTAAAGTATGAAtctaaattcaaaaaaaattaaatatcagttCTTAAAGATTCCAAATTATGCAATGTTGTACTAATTCTTATAATCTCTATAAAACTTCATCTGATAATGATTTTTTAGTGTAACAAATTATGACAAGTTTAACATTACTGATAAATAATCTTGTACTAAAGTATAATGAAAAGTGCTTGCTAATATGTCTTTTTCTTATACAAGTTGACTGAGACTATTCTTGCTAAAATCACAAACTACCTTCTAATCTTCAAATATACcagatatattttctttgtatagtaaTTATAACACATCTTTTCCTCTGTTGACCTCTTCATTGAAACTGTCTCCTCCCAGGTAACTGGTGTAGTTTTAGGCTCACTTCGATTCAGTTCCTTGTTTAGTTACTTACCTGCTGATATAAGACATTACCTATTTTATAGGGTTGTCATAAAATATGAAGGAATGTACATAAACAGCCTAGCATAGTGTCTTGGCACAtaggagttttttttgtttgttttttacttgaagtatagttgatttacaatgttgtgggcACACGCAGAAGTTCTTAAAAGTATATATTGggtctcttttctcctcttccccttgATTTCCATGACAACTCTCTATCTTGATTCTCCTTAAACCACttctttttagtttcctttgccAAGTCCTTTTTCCCTCTGTCTGACTCTTGACTGTTGGCTTCCCAAGGTTCCATACTTTTTCACTTTCTCtcaaaatcaaaattatacattttctctGGGCATCTCATCTATTATTTTGGTTTCTATTAATATCATTTCCTGACAATTCTCAAACCTTCATATACAGCCCTAACTCCTCTCCAACACTATAAACCATGGGGTGGCAAACTCCCTCTGTAAAATTGGGACAAAAGAAAAATCTACCTTGCAGAATTACTGTTAGGATCAGAGATACAAAATGCCAAGTAAGAAGCTAGAACAGAGTAGTGCTCCTTAATTAGTGGATGTTATTACTGTTGAAAAAGCATTTCAGGAAGGGGGGATTATACTGACAACGTAAACATGTATGTTGCCTTGGAGGAACTGCAAGTAGGTCAGTTAGGTTAGAAAGTAGGGTAATTATTAAGAAATGGTAAGAGATAAGACtgcaaaaattgaaaacagatcCCAAATGGCCTTGGATGTCCTGATAAagaatatgattaaaaaaaaaaaagtatgatttttttaactgCAAATACAGAGTCACGGACTGAAGTGCCAAGGGACATAAGATTTTCATTTTccgggacctccctggtggtgcagtggttaaggatccacctgccaaggcaggggacacaggttcaagccctggtccaggaagatctcacatgccgcggaacaactaagcccgtgtaccacaactactgagcctgtgctctagagcccatgagccgcaactactgagcccgcgtactgcaactactgaagcttgtatgcctagagcctgtgctccacaagagaagccactgcaatgagaagcctgcacacctcaacgaagagtagcccctgctcgccacaactagagaaaatctggcgcgcagcaacgaagacccaatgcagccaaaaataaattaattaattttaaaaaagagagaattaaaaaaagattttcattttcGATATAACTCTAGCGACACTGTAAGTAAGCTTGAAAGAAAGAATACTTAGGAGTATGAGGCAGTAAGTCCGACATAAAATCATAAGGGCCTGTAATGGCATAGAGATAGAAAagtacataattatttaaaagataaagttaGGTAGAATTTAACTATTTGGATGTTATGAGTGAGGGAATACTCGAATTATTGGTCTCCTAGGTTTAAGATTTAGAAAACCCAATGACTGAGATAAGTAAGAGAAACAGGTTGAGGAGCTGCAGAGAGATGAATTAAATTAATCATATAGTGAGTCTGAGGATTTCCACTGGTTCCTCACCAGAAACTTCAGAACAGTCTGAAATAGGAATCTGGAGCATAGATGAGATCTGGGCTGTGGTGACAGTCACATCCAGACAGAAGTGGCCTAGGAAAAAACCTCCAAGAACAAACCAATAATTCGGGAACTAACAAAGGTAAGCATAGTTCTCTGGAAGGCAGGAGAAAAACAGGGGAGTGGAATCAACGAAAGCAAATTAAGACGGTTTAAGAGAAGACCGGTCAAGAACATTAAACACAGTGGAAAGGTCACACAAGATGAACTGAAAAGTGACCACTGAATTTGGCATTTGTTACCTTATCATTGACTTGCAATGCTGTCTGGAAAAAAAGGTAATGGTTTTGCCATGGAGAGtgactgaatataaaataaacgAGTTGAACTCTCCTTGAAAGACATTTTTCAGACTAAACATATCATTCACCTCAATTAGATAAAATGTTAAATCTGGTCTGTTTCACGGCATCCTAGGACTTGGTGAGTTAAGCTCAGGAGCCGAGAAGTTCACCATTTCTATCACCAAACTCATGCACAAATTCAGGCATCTGTCATTAGAGGCAGAGAGCTGGGACATCACACCGGATGTTAATGCAACCCGCCTCAGAACCGAGCCACCCGCCATCACAGCCTAGTAATGAAACTAGTTTGAAGAGTCCAGCCCTTTAGCCACTCAGAAACACTAAATTCCCGGAGCATCCCATTCTCATGTTCCAAACAAACCCCAACTGATAACTTCTCTGTGGCAACCACCAACCACAGCTCCCTGAGCCTCCGGGAATTCACACAACCGCTCCTTGCCTTGAGCTGGCCGCGCGCTGGGCGGGTGCCGAgggaggctgctgctgccgctccGGTCGCCCGCCGCTCCAGACGTGCCTGGAGGGGAGGACGAAGAGGCGGCCTGGGCTGAAGGACATCTCTGAGGAGTCTCCTGGAGTCCGAAATTGTAGCGGGGACCCTGGGACCGAGCCTCTACCGAGGAAGGGGAAACCGCAGGGACAGAAGGCGAAGTTGGTGGAATCTCAGGCCTCAGCATGCTCACAAGCCCTCTCAGAACACCGCTCCGCAGGGCCCAAAGGCATAAGCGACGCCGGGAAAAGTGCGAGTATGGTGCGCAGGCGCACGAAGCCGCATGGGAAAAGTGCGAGTATGGTGCGCAGGCGCACGAAGCCGCATGGCGCAGGCGCAAGAGCCCCTGCTGCAACCGCCCAccttccccgcccctcccccccatccaCACCGAGGAATGTACTTCCAGGCGTTCCGGTCCCGTCACCTCCCACAGGATTTGGTCGAGCTAAATGTAAGGTACAGACCTCCTCAGCTGAAAGGAATTCTGGGCCCATCAATCCAACTTGGCAGGCCCATTATTCGCACTGCACCTTATTTCCTTATCTCAAGGTGTTTGGGGCTAACATTCCACACATACCTCCAAATACActagtttctttttaattacataaacTGCCATCACTGTGCACGCAGTGCCTGTGATAGTGGAAACAAATTTAATGCTCACACAGTAGTACAAACCATTTAACATTGGTTTCCTGGCTAAAGAGCCACTAACCCCTTACAGCTTAAATATTCACAGGGCTGTTATCACTGCAAGATTGCCCTTCACCCAGTAAGCATATGGCTGTGTGCACAGTATAGGAGGAACCAGGTTAAGAAGAGTTATCTCTTGGACAGTTTCCTATTTCTAGTACTGGGTTTTCACACATAGGTATGAACTGGTTAAGAGCAGACTACAAAAActcaaactagctttacaacaaatgaccTTTGGGAAATTTTGTGCCTGCTTACTTTTCTTGAATACACAGTAATACCAATTTCGTAGAGATGCCAGGATTGGAAACAGAATACTCTGGATACCATTAGAAGAAATGCATTACTCAATTCATGCAATTGTTAATATGTCAATAAATCAGGTATTCATAGAACAGTTCATCCGCATGCAATGACTGCAGTCCTCGAAACTCCAACTTCCAATGACAGcacttaaataaaattatgttccATCCAATGACTTCCAAACCTTCAGAAACAAAATACTGGCAATGCAACTCAAACCCTTCAAATTAGTGAACTGTTAAAAAAcaatgctagggcttccctggtggcacagtggttgagagtccgcctgccgatgcaggggacatgggttcgtgccccggtccaccgggtccgggaagatcccacatgccacggagtgactaggctcatgagccatggccgctgagtctacatgtccggagcctgtgctccgcaacgggagaggccacaacagtgagaggcccgcataccgcaaaaaaaacaaaaaaaaaacaaaaaacaatgctaGACATTTCAATCTCACATTGGCCAAGTGTTGAGAATCATCACTATACACATGTAAGATGGTTCTCTAACTCTTACACAGGGTATTGCAAAGACACTTGAGCAAATTTCAACTTCCATCaagaaaaatgttcattaaaattcttcattttcaccaagaacatAAAACTCTTATAAGAGATTAGCTGTGGTCTCATCTTTCTGAAAATACAGGTAACAAAAAAATACTGTGGCAACTAtcaacttgtgtttccttaatccACAGGGAAAAAAGCCAACAATCTCCCTTGGCATTCTGacataaaatattagaaagtgaGAATATAGTCCAGATTGCAATCCTATTCCAAGATGGTGAATTGTCACTTACTTAAATCACTTTGTAACCAGCTCAGTAACCACAAACATGAAATATTCCCAAATTtcagccatttattttttttcatcttttaatttctatGGGGTTCATCACTTCTTCATCAGTTAACATTCTCATTGACAAAGACCAATTTATATTAACTATAGTTATATATAACATATCAAGGGAGTACATGGGAAAATCAGAACACAAGACTTCAGCTAGAGTTCAACTCAGGTTGCTGTTATGGAGACAAACAAGATAAATACATTGaagcataaacaaaatattacGCTCCGAATAACAGCATTCCAGAAGAAAACGGAAAGCTGAAGGTACAATAAAGATCTCTAATTTACagtatgtataattatataatttattaaaatcaacACAATTCATGTACAAAATATTAACATGGCAGCCATTAAGTTTGTTAAGCACTTCAAATACTGAAATGTTAGGACAGTAAAACTACACTAAGCAACTTTTGCATCAAGGGATCTAATCTAGCTCACTAGTTCAGGCTGAACATTCACTCTCCGAAGTATTTCTTCAGGCATGCAAAAAACAGGGCTAACAGGTTTAATCTGTTCTTCTCCCAAAAGtgacaatccagcaattccaaatAGAGTATGAAAAGGATCtacctattaaaaaaataagaatttatagagtattacaaaatgaaaacttctaAAACCCTGCTTCTGAACAATGATTATACTGGAGCCTATTGTATTCCCTTTATTTGAACATATGCTTAAAGTTTTCTGAAATAATGATGgtttcaaattgtgtttttaaacacAGAACCTGGTCCACACACTCATTTCTTGGCAATAAGTGACCAGAAATTTCTGTAAACTTGTTTTAGATCTTTCATATATTCTTAAACgacaattatttaaaaagcatCCCTTCAAAGCAACACTTGGAAATACcatcctttccccccacccccctattCCTAATTCTGGAAACTTAGAACCCTTAAAACACAAAGCAACACTGAAAATTTTAACTGTTACATAAACAGTCACAAATATACTTGCCATATCTCCTGGCCTGTCCGCAAATcctcctgtttcttcatcttgaCATGCTAAAATGAAACTGCGCAGTTTCTCTCTGTCAATCCAGTGAAGCCTTCCAATTATCTTTAGGGAAGCCAACACCCACCAAGAATAGCACACATCTGGTAACTAGGAGGAAAAAGCCACAAGTTGCCTCAATTTTACTTTCTGGCCCAAAtattgggggtgggaagggaatcAAGGGATATATTGACAATGCAGTGTTTGAAACACTGAAGTCCATAAACACAATTGCTTAGAATTAAAGATAATCACTGGAAAAGAGAAGACCAAACACTCCATTCCATAGAAAACCACGCTGAATGTTTCAGTTTCAGTACTCAGTGATAACCATCCATCTACCTTATCTTCTATTTGCAATGAATACCTAAATAAGCCCCTTAATCCAAGAATCTGGTGGTCAGGCTCGTGAGATCTATGGTACTATATGTTCCACTGCCTTAGGTACAGCATTTTCAGTAAGTGCTGTCCAAGCAGTACACaacctgcttaaaaaaaaaaaaaatcaccctggcTCCTCAAATCATGGTAACTTAAGAAATGCAGAAGTTCCCACCTCAGACCGAATTTCAACAAGATCCTTAGGTGATTCACAGGCACATTAAAAGctgtcctagggcttccctggtggtccagtggttgagtccgcctgccgatgcaggggactcgggttcgcaccccggtccgggaagatcccacatgccgcggagcggctgggcccatgagccatggccactgagcctgcgcgtccggagcctgtgctccgcaacgggagaggccacagcagtgagaggcccgtgaacggcaaaaaaaaaaaaaaaaaaaaaaaaaaagctgttctaGATTTTAAGTGCAATCCTCACCCCTAACCATCTTCTACTTATTGAAAAGCTGCCCAGGTTTTTCATTGGATCTTAACTAGAAACCACTTGTGGTTATTTTCCTACCCATTAACTTATTCAGAAATACTGAGccagcaaaattaaacaaaaatacaacGACCCAGATAAAAGCATCACCATGCTCTATCATATTTTAGGTCACGGGCTCAGCAGGCTACAGCCACTGAGTCAAATCTAGACCACAGGAATAGCTTTTAGTATgtgtaaatgattttttaaaataatagttttgcGATGGGAAAATTATGAAATTCATATGTGTAACAATAAAGATCTCTATAGGtcaaagctaaaaatatttactacctggtcGTTACAGACCCAATTCAGAGTGTGTGAGAGCTAAACAAATtgggtttttctttaaaaattaacaaagattttaaataaaaatgttgtaatccaattttttttttttttgcgttacgcgggcctcaccgctgtggcctctcccgttgcggagcacaggctccggacgcgcaggctcagcggccatggctcacaggcccagccgctccgcggcatgtgggatcctcccagaccggggcatgaacccacgtcccctgcatcggcaggcggactcccaaccactgcgccaccagggaagcccatgtaatccaatttttttaaaaaaatctttcctttggCAAATCCActgtccttccccaccccccataaGTGGGCATGGAGATTTCTGTACAAGATGCATGTGTTAATAGAAGCCTTTGACTCCCAGATATACATAATGCAAAGTAGTTAAGGTGAAAAGCTCATTATCAATTTACAAGAGCAATACCGAGATATATAAGACAAAAATTTAAGTCCTCAATCCAggttataaaacttaaaaagttaagttttatatgccacaacagtgagaggtccgcataccgccaaaaaaaaaaaaaaaaaagttaatcttaTGAAACGATAGATACCTTCTCTGGCCTTCCATTGAGTCCACCTGATGGAAGCTGTCGTTCACAAAGCCACCAACCAAGTAAATCAGAATTTACTCGATGCAACTGACTAGTAATAGCCAGGAATCCTGTGCAACAATAGATCTAAAATTACAGACATAAAGTACATGTGTATAATAGTTTTTCAACAGTAACATGGTGATAAAAACTACTTAAATCATTAAAGCTCCATTTTCTATCTAAAAATTTGCTGCCAGTAAGAATTGCAAACAAGAACACAATTATTTGAACAAATCCAACACTACTAGGATGCAACTTTGCAATGCAAGACTACTGTCACAGTTTCTTCATGGCTAAAAGCAAGCTTTATTTGACAACCATTTACATATACAACATCCTCTGGCACAAGCAAACAGGTCTTGGGGATAGGTAGGGAATGTTTTCACCTGGTTAAAAACTAattgaaaatcaaaatatatttttggtaatTACAAAACTACTTACGTTTACCTGGGTCAGAGGATTTCACCAACAGGGGACTGCATACAAAGTACACTACTGTAAAAACGCCTTCCTTAATCAGCAATTAATTCTTATATAACATCCCACATTATATTACATTCAGTCAAATTAACTTGTTATTTTCCCAATTACACGGGTTATCCCTTCAAAACTGACACTACATTTTAATCTAGATTGATAAATTACCTGCCCAGCATGGGATTCAGAACCTGGCCTGCAACCAAATCCACCATCAAAGTTCATACATGATAGAACAAATTCGATTGCCTTTTCCACATTAATAGCATCCAGCTTCCCCTGTAGACAAAATATACCTATTAAATTCCAGAATAATCATGGAAGCTTAATCATTCCAATACAACATTTAAAACTTACCAATAGAGCCAAAGTTGCCACCGCACAAAAAGAGAATCTTGTGTCGATTTCTcctaaaaataaaggaatcaaGCCAAAACATTTTGTTATCAGAGGCTTCTGATCATATTATGTagtaaaagttaattaaaaacaacCTCTGTACAACTACCATGGTTAAATTTCCAAGAGTTCAGGCTTAACATGTAAGTACATGTTAGTCACCAGGAGGAAAGctaaatctttaaaaagtgatCCATAATCACTTACTTTATTTCGAAGGAAACTAAGAACTAGAAAACTGCTTTgtgaaaaatataagcaaataaattGCTTTCAAAGCCCCAGAAaggtaacagaaagaaaaagactagtCAATTTCTCAGAATGATAATAAACTTACCCTATTATATAAAAGTAGATTTTCACATCCCATGAAGCAGCTGGTCTCTCCTGCCTGCACTGTATTCAGCCCTAAAGCAGAGATTATCTACATTTATCAAGTCAAATACTATTCCCTCCCTCCACTCAAATATTCAGTAAGTTTGTAaagttttttgaatattttccccttgccagaaagtttttaaaaaactttacaaAGCCACCAAATATTGGGGAAAAAAGTTTCACCTACCTTATCTTTTAGACTGGCCCCCTCTGTTCCAGTACTCCTGTATGCTGATATAACTAGCACAGTGCATGCTGGAACTTCCAGCAGACCATTAACTCCAGTTAGACCAGCTGCTTAGTGGGAcctgaaaagatgaaaaacttaaaaatctcCTGGTAAGTTATTAGCAAAGCCCCCAATTCGCTGAACTTTAAAATTTGCAACAAAGCTTATCACTACAATAAATACCAAAGCAGAACATTTTTGGATTGGTATTTTGGGTGCCATGGATTAAAGGGACATTACCCCAAATATCTCCAGCGAAAGAACCATCTTCTTTCTGTAGACTCTGAACATATTCCACAACTTTATTTACATCAATAACATTAATACTATCATAGAGGGTAAGAATCTGTAACAAAAACAAACCATGGTAAGTAAATACCTCTTCAACACTGGTAAGGTTGTCCTAACAATGTTCTTCCTCAACTACCTTTTAAGTTGTCAAGCAAGCATGTCCTTTTGTTTATGTACATTGTGAACTTTTCTCAAATGTGCACTTCTACTATGTATTCAAATTATAGATATTACCAACAAACACAAACCTTTAACCACAAagcattatttttccatttataaattgTTAACTTAGCACTCTAAGACTCATATATACTAAACTTACATAGACTTTAAACCCTTATTTGTGGATTTTCACTAATATCAAAATCAAAGCTAACTccaaggagggaattccctgacggtccagtggttaggacttggcgctttcactgccacgggcctgggttcaatccctggtcagggaactaagataccgcaagCGCAGTTCgtccaaaaatgtaaaaataaataaaaatttaaaaactccacGGAAAACAGCAGAGTTGTGAAATGACAGAGTATAAACAGGGAACCACAAGCAGCTTAGTATTTCCAGATATTAGATGAAAAGCAAGATGAGACAAAAGGGAGGAAATGGCCAGGCCGTGGAGAGAAGCAAATGCCATGCAGAAGTTTGACCAATACAAGAAACAGATGAAGGAGGCTTCTACACATGTGGTAAACAGGCTTTGAGCAGTTTATGTAATCCATTATGCTATTTGCTGTTCTCTGAATAACGTTCCACATGACATTTCTATTATCAGACAAGACTTATGTAACGTAATCTATTTGGATAGGTCATGCTGtctaataaataaaagatttcagTGGCTTAACTTCAAAGGATTTGTCTtgctcaaaacaaacaaacctaactCCACTgagtgattttcaaatatttacatatactGAAGATAAACATAATTACCATCCAAGGTCTCAGTGTAATTTTAGAATTTACATCAACTTTGGATTCAGCTAATACATGCCATCACATCATTGACCTTGTACAAcatatatttcatttgaaaaggtAACTTTTTAACATAGATACTGATTTTGTCACGTCCCTGATACCTAGTTTCAATTTCCCCACTCTCACGGAAGAGAATACATCACCAAGACTGCTgaatttttattagtatttacCTGGACAGCACTAAGAGTGTACAAAAGATGAGGATCATGTCCAATACTAGCACTTATTCCACCACACTCGTGTTGACAAGACTTAATAAATGTCAGAATCTCTTCTCTATTCATGCGATGTAGCTGTCCCATGAGATCCATTACAGTCAGACCCCAATAGATGCCACTCATTCTCAAATATTCAGACATACAGTATTCCTAAAATACAGAATTACTT
The sequence above is drawn from the Tursiops truncatus isolate mTurTru1 chromosome 1, mTurTru1.mat.Y, whole genome shotgun sequence genome and encodes:
- the RABGGTB gene encoding geranylgeranyl transferase type-2 subunit beta gives rise to the protein MGTPQKDVIIKSDAPDTLLVEKHADYIASYGSKKDDYEYCMSEYLRMSGIYWGLTVMDLMGQLHRMNREEILTFIKSCQHECGGISASIGHDPHLLYTLSAVQILTLYDSINVIDVNKVVEYVQSLQKEDGSFAGDIWGEIDTRFSFCAVATLALLGKLDAINVEKAIEFVLSCMNFDGGFGCRPGSESHAGQIYCCTGFLAITSQLHRVNSDLLGWWLCERQLPSGGLNGRPEKLPDVCYSWWVLASLKIIGRLHWIDREKLRSFILACQDEETGGFADRPGDMVDPFHTLFGIAGLSLLGEEQIKPVSPVFCMPEEILRRVNVQPELVS